In one window of Drosophila ananassae strain 14024-0371.13 chromosome XR, ASM1763931v2, whole genome shotgun sequence DNA:
- the LOC6505263 gene encoding protein retinal degeneration B isoform X8 — protein sequence MLIKEYRIPLPLTVEEYRIAQLYMIAKKSREESHGEGSGVEIIINEPYKDGPGGNGQYTKKIYHVGNHLPGWIKSLLPKSALTVEEEAWNAYPYTRTRYTCPFVEKFSLDIETYYYPDNGYQENVFQLSGSDLRNRIVDVIDIVKDQLWGGDYVKEEDPKHFVSDKTGRGPLGEDWLEEYWREVKGKKQPTGRNMSLMTAYKICRVEFRYWGMQTKLEKFIHDVALRKMMLRAHRQAWAWQDEWHGLTIEDIRELERQTQLALAKKMGGGEECSDDSVSEPYVSTATSAVASAGPTGSERKKSAPAIPPIVTQQPPSAEASSDEEEGEEEEEDDEDENDAIGTGVDLSAAQSSSSAQRSRSQSIQMANKAKFGSKGALHSPVGSAHSFDLQVANWRMERLEVDSKSNSDEEFFDCLDTNETNSLAKWSSLELLGEGDDSPPPHGGPSSAGSSEGRGNSRQEDSIFNQDFLMRVASERGNKRQLRSSASVDRSHDSSPPGSPSTPSCPTTILILVVHAGSVLDAASELTAKKSDVTTFRGSFEAVMRQHYPSLLTHVTIKMVPCPSICTDALGILSSLSPYSFDASPSAADIPNIADVPIGAIPLLSVASPEFQETVNKTVAAANIVYHEFLKSEEGHGFSGQIVMLGDSMGSLLAYEALCRSNGSQPGTASNSGGDASSTTNVNPHNLLSARHSRLDDEERFIEADLDAKRLLVAPSPRRRRSSSSSDSRAIKLDFDVCDFFMFGSPLSVVLAARKLHDSKAALTRPNCHQVYNLFHPTDPIASRLEPLLSARFSILAPVNVPRYAKYPLGNGQPLHLLEVIQSHPQHFNDGNHLLAGRRLSDASMQSTISGLIENVSLSTIHSLQNKWWGTKRLDYALYCPEGLSNFPAHALPHLFHASYWESPDVIAFILRQIGKFEGIPFVGSNDDKDNAAFHPGQPREKWIKKRTSVKLKNVAANHRANDVIVQEGREQRLNARFMYGPLDMITLHGEKVDVHIMKDPPAGEWTFLSTEVTDKNGRISYSIPDQVSLGYGIYPVKMVVRGDHTSVDCYMAVVPPLTECVVFSIDGSFTASMSVTGRDPKVRAGAVDVCRHWQELGYLLIYITGRPDMQQQRVVSWLSQHNFPHGLISFADGLSTDPLGHKTAYLNNLVQNHGISITAAYGSSKDISVYTNVGMRPDQIFIVGKVSKKLQSNATVLSDGYAAHLAGLQAVGGSRPAKGNARMVIPRGCFNLPGQTANPRRRRLHEQATNDN from the exons atgcTGATCAAGGAGTACCGCATCCCATTGCCCCTCACTGTGGAGGAGTATCGGATCGCTCAGCTCTATATGATAGCG AAGAAGAGCCGGGAGGAGAGTCATGGCGAGGGCAGTGGCGTCGAAATTATCATCAATGAGCCGTACAAGGACGGACCCGGCGGCAATGGCCAGTACACGAAAAAGATATACCATGTCGGGAATCATCTACCAGGCTGGATCAAGA GCCTCCTGCCGAAGAGCGCTCTAActgtggaggaggaggcgtGGAATGCCTATCCCTATACCAGGACACGCTACACTTGCCCCTTCGTGGAGAAGTTCTCGCTGGACATTGAGACGTACTATTATCCGGACAATGGCTATCAGGAGAATGTCTTCCAGTTATCTGGCAGTGATCTAAGGAATCGTATCGTAG ATGTCATTGATATCGTTAAGGACCAGCTATGGGGTGGTGATTATGTGAAGGAGGAGGATCCCAAACACTTTGTTTCGGACAAGACGGGACGTGGTCCGCTCGGTGAGGATTGGCTGGAGGAGTATTGGCGCGAGGTGAAGGGCAAGAAACAGCCGACCGGCCGCAACATGTCCCTGATGACCGCCTACAAGATCTGCCGTGTGGAGTTCCGCTACTGGGGCATGCAGACCAAGCTGGAGAAGTTCATACATGATGTGGCCCTGCGCAAAATGATGTTACGGGCTCATCGGCAGGCCTGGGCCTGGCAGGACGAATGGCATGGTCTCACTATCGAGGATATACGCGAGTTGGAGCGACAGACCCAACTGGCCCTGGCCAAGAAGATGGGCGGTGGCGAGGAGTGCAGCGACG ATAGCGTTTCGGAGCCGTATGTTAGTACGGCAACTTCCGCCGTGGCCTCAGCCGGCCCGACTGGAAGTGAGCGGAAGAAGTCCGCTCCGGCCATACCGCCGATTGTCACCCAACAGCCGCCCAGCGCCGAGGCCAGTTCGGATGAGGAAGAgggcgaagaggaggaggaggatgatgAGGACGAGAACGATGCCATCGGCACTGGGGTGGATCTATCCGCCGCCCAGAGCAGCTCCTCCGCCCAGAGATCCCGCTCGCAGAGCATCCAAATGGCCAACAAGGCCAAGTTCGGGTCAAAGGGCGCCCTGCACTCCCCGGTGGGTTCGGCCCACAGCTTTGATCTTCAG GTGGCTAATTGGCGGATGGAGCGCCTGGAAGTGGACTCCAAGTCCAACTCCGATGAGGAATTCTTCGACTGTTTGG ACACCAACGAGACCAACTCCCTGGCCAAGTGGAGCTCCCTGGAGCTGTTGGGCGAGGGTGATGACAGCCCGCCGCCACATGGTGGTCCTTCCAGTGCCGGATCCTCGGAAGGACGTGGCAACTCCCGGCAGGAGGACAGCATCTTCAACCAGGACTTCCTGATGCGCGTCGCCTCGGAGCGGGGCAACAAGCGCCAGCTCCGCTCCTCGGCCAGTGTGGATCGCAGCCATGACTCCTCGCCGCCGGGCTCTCCCAGCACCCCGTCGTGCCCCACCACCATCCTGATCCTGGTGGTCCATGCCGGTTCCGTGCTGGACGCCGCCAGTGAGCTGACAGCCAAGAAATCGGACGTTACCACCTTCCGGGGCTCCTTTGAGGCGGTGATGCGTCAGCACTATCCCAGCCTGCTCACCCATGTGACCATTAAGATGGTGCCCTGCCCCTCGATCTGCACCGACGCCCTCGGCATCCTCTCCAGCCTGAGTCCCTACTCCTTTGACGCTTCGCCCTCCGCGGCGGATATACCCAATATAGCTGATGTGCCCATCGGAGCGATACCTCTGCTGTCGGTGGCCTCGCCGGAGTTCCAGGAGACGGTCAACAAGACGGTGGCCGCCGCTAACATAGTCTACCATGAATTCCTGAAATCGGAGGAGGGTCATGGCTTCTCTGGACAGATCGTGATGCTGGGCGATTCCATGGGCTCCCTGCTGGCCTACGAGGCTCTCTGCCGCTCCAATGGCAGCCAACCGGGCACGGCATCCAATTCCGGCGGCGATGCCTCCAGCACCACGAATGTCAATCCCCATAATCTCCTCTCCGCTCGCCACTCGCGCTTGGATGACGAGGAGCGCTTCATAGAGGCCGACCTGGATGCGAAGAGGCTTCTGGTGGCGCCATCACCTCGGCGACGACgctccagctcctccagcgACTCGCGGGCCATCAAGCTGGACTTTGATGTGTGCGACTTCTTCATGTTCGGCTCCCCGCTGTCCGTCGTCCTGGCCGCCCGGAAGCTGCACGACTCCAAGGCCGCTTTGACACGGCCCAACTGCCACCAGGTCTACAATCTTTTCCATCCAACTGATCCGATTGCCTCGCGTCTGGAGCCGCTACTCAGTGCCCGGTTCTCCATCCTGGCGCCGGTTAATGTGCCCCGCTACGCCAAGTATCCTTTGGGAAATGGTCAGCCACTGCATTTAT TGGAGGTGATCCAGTCACATCCGCAGCACTTCAACGATGGCAACCACCTCCTGGCCGGCAGGCGGCTATCCGATGCCTCCATGCAGAGCACCATATCGGGTCTGATTGAGAATGTCTCCCTAAGCACTATCCACTCCC TTCAAAACAAGTGGTGGGGCACCAAGCGTTTGGATTACGCTCTTTACTGCCCCGAGGGACTGAGCAACTTCCCGGCCCACGCCTTGCCCCATCTCTTCCACGCCAGCTACTGGGAGAGCCCGGACGTGATCGCCTTCATCCTGCGCCAGATCGGCAAGTTCGAGGGCATCCCGTTCGTGGGCTCCAATGACGACAAGGACAACGCCGCCTTCCATCCGGGCCAGCCGCGAGAGAAGTGGATCAAGAAGCGCACCTCTGTGAAGCTGAAAAATGTGGCCGCCAATCATCGGGCCAACGATGTGATCGTCCAGGAGGGCAGGGAGCAGCGACTCAACGCCAGGTTCATGTACGGGCCGCTGGACATGATCACCCTGCACGGAGAGAAGGTGGATGTGCACATCATGAAGGATCCGCCAGCGGGCGAGTGGACTTTCCTCAGCACCGAGGTGACCGACAAGAACGGCCGCATATCCTACTCCATTCCCGACCAGGTCTCCCTCGGCTACGGCATCTATCCGGTGAAGATGGTGGTCCGTGGCGATCACACCTCCGTGGACTGCTATATGGCGGTGGTGCCGCCTTTAACCGAATGTGTGGTCTTCAGCATTGATGGATCCTTCACCGCGTCCATGTCGGTGACGGGCAGAGATCCCAAGGTGCGAGCTGGAGCCGTGGACGTCTGCCGGCACTGGCAGGAGCTGGGCTACCTGCTCATCTACATCACTGGGCGACCGGATATGCAGCAGCAGCGCGTCGTCTCCTGGCTGAGCCAGCACAACTTCCCCCACGGCCTGATCTCGTTCGCCGACGGCCTGTCCACCGATCCGCTGGGCCACAAGACGGCCTATCTCAACAATCTGGTCCAGAACCACGGAATCTCAATCACAGCCGCCTACGGCAGCAGCAAGGATATTAGTGTCTACACGAATGTTGGCATGCGACCGGATCAGATATTTATTGTGGGAAAG GTAAGCAAGAAGCTGCAATCCAATGCCACCGTGCTCAGTGACGGCTATGCCGCCCACCTGGCCGGATTGCAGGCGGTGGGCGGGTCCCGTCCGGCCAAGGGGAATGCCCGGATGGTGATACCCAGGGGCTGTTTCAACCTACCCGGCCAGACGGCCAATCCGCGACGCCGAAG
- the LOC6505263 gene encoding protein retinal degeneration B isoform X5, whose product MLIKEYRIPLPLTVEEYRIAQLYMIAKKSREESHGEGSGVEIIINEPYKDGPGGNGQYTKKIYHVGNHLPGWIKSLLPKSALTVEEEAWNAYPYTRTRYTCPFVEKFSLDIETYYYPDNGYQENVFQLSGSDLRNRIVDVIDIVKDQLWGGDYVKEEDPKHFVSDKTGRGPLGEDWLEEYWREVKGKKQPTGRNMSLMTAYKICRVEFRYWGMQTKLEKFIHDVALRKMMLRAHRQAWAWQDEWHGLTIEDIRELERQTQLALAKKMGGGEECSDDSVSEPYVSTATSAVASAGPTGSERKKSAPAIPPIVTQQPPSAEASSDEEEGEEEEEDDEDENDAIGTGVDLSAAQSSSSAQRSRSQSIQMANKAKFGSKGALHSPVGSAHSFDLQSKKPHAKTVPRRHVANWRMERLEVDSKSNSDEEFFDCLDTNETNSLAKWSSLELLGEGDDSPPPHGGPSSAGSSEGRGNSRQEDSIFNQDFLMRVASERGNKRQLRSSASVDRSHDSSPPGSPSTPSCPTTILILVVHAGSVLDAASELTAKKSDVTTFRGSFEAVMRQHYPSLLTHVTIKMVPCPSICTDALGILSSLSPYSFDASPSAADIPNIADVPIGAIPLLSVASPEFQETVNKTVAAANIVYHEFLKSEEGHGFSGQIVMLGDSMGSLLAYEALCRSNGSQPGTASNSGGDASSTTNVNPHNLLSARHSRLDDEERFIEADLDAKRLLVAPSPRRRRSSSSSDSRAIKLDFDVCDFFMFGSPLSVVLAARKLHDSKAALTRPNCHQVYNLFHPTDPIASRLEPLLSARFSILAPVNVPRYAKYPLGNGQPLHLLEVIQSHPQHFNDGNHLLAGRRLSDASMQSTISGLIENVSLSTIHSLQNKWWGTKRLDYALYCPEGLSNFPAHALPHLFHASYWESPDVIAFILRQIGKFEGIPFVGSNDDKDNAAFHPGQPREKWIKKRTSVKLKNVAANHRANDVIVQEGREQRLNARFMYGPLDMITLHGEKVDVHIMKDPPAGEWTFLSTEVTDKNGRISYSIPDQVSLGYGIYPVKMVVRGDHTSVDCYMAVVPPLTECVVFSIDGSFTASMSVTGRDPKVRAGAVDVCRHWQELGYLLIYITGRPDMQQQRVVSWLSQHNFPHGLISFADGLSTDPLGHKTAYLNNLVQNHGISITAAYGSSKDISVYTNVGMRPDQIFIVGKVSKKLQSNATVLSDGYAAHLAGLQAVGGSRPAKGNARMVIPRGCFNLPGQTANPRRRRYLERKTVSSCCLMVFQTT is encoded by the exons atgcTGATCAAGGAGTACCGCATCCCATTGCCCCTCACTGTGGAGGAGTATCGGATCGCTCAGCTCTATATGATAGCG AAGAAGAGCCGGGAGGAGAGTCATGGCGAGGGCAGTGGCGTCGAAATTATCATCAATGAGCCGTACAAGGACGGACCCGGCGGCAATGGCCAGTACACGAAAAAGATATACCATGTCGGGAATCATCTACCAGGCTGGATCAAGA GCCTCCTGCCGAAGAGCGCTCTAActgtggaggaggaggcgtGGAATGCCTATCCCTATACCAGGACACGCTACACTTGCCCCTTCGTGGAGAAGTTCTCGCTGGACATTGAGACGTACTATTATCCGGACAATGGCTATCAGGAGAATGTCTTCCAGTTATCTGGCAGTGATCTAAGGAATCGTATCGTAG ATGTCATTGATATCGTTAAGGACCAGCTATGGGGTGGTGATTATGTGAAGGAGGAGGATCCCAAACACTTTGTTTCGGACAAGACGGGACGTGGTCCGCTCGGTGAGGATTGGCTGGAGGAGTATTGGCGCGAGGTGAAGGGCAAGAAACAGCCGACCGGCCGCAACATGTCCCTGATGACCGCCTACAAGATCTGCCGTGTGGAGTTCCGCTACTGGGGCATGCAGACCAAGCTGGAGAAGTTCATACATGATGTGGCCCTGCGCAAAATGATGTTACGGGCTCATCGGCAGGCCTGGGCCTGGCAGGACGAATGGCATGGTCTCACTATCGAGGATATACGCGAGTTGGAGCGACAGACCCAACTGGCCCTGGCCAAGAAGATGGGCGGTGGCGAGGAGTGCAGCGACG ATAGCGTTTCGGAGCCGTATGTTAGTACGGCAACTTCCGCCGTGGCCTCAGCCGGCCCGACTGGAAGTGAGCGGAAGAAGTCCGCTCCGGCCATACCGCCGATTGTCACCCAACAGCCGCCCAGCGCCGAGGCCAGTTCGGATGAGGAAGAgggcgaagaggaggaggaggatgatgAGGACGAGAACGATGCCATCGGCACTGGGGTGGATCTATCCGCCGCCCAGAGCAGCTCCTCCGCCCAGAGATCCCGCTCGCAGAGCATCCAAATGGCCAACAAGGCCAAGTTCGGGTCAAAGGGCGCCCTGCACTCCCCGGTGGGTTCGGCCCACAGCTTTGATCTTCAG tcaaAAAAGCCGCATGCCAAGACAGTGCCACGCAGACAT GTGGCTAATTGGCGGATGGAGCGCCTGGAAGTGGACTCCAAGTCCAACTCCGATGAGGAATTCTTCGACTGTTTGG ACACCAACGAGACCAACTCCCTGGCCAAGTGGAGCTCCCTGGAGCTGTTGGGCGAGGGTGATGACAGCCCGCCGCCACATGGTGGTCCTTCCAGTGCCGGATCCTCGGAAGGACGTGGCAACTCCCGGCAGGAGGACAGCATCTTCAACCAGGACTTCCTGATGCGCGTCGCCTCGGAGCGGGGCAACAAGCGCCAGCTCCGCTCCTCGGCCAGTGTGGATCGCAGCCATGACTCCTCGCCGCCGGGCTCTCCCAGCACCCCGTCGTGCCCCACCACCATCCTGATCCTGGTGGTCCATGCCGGTTCCGTGCTGGACGCCGCCAGTGAGCTGACAGCCAAGAAATCGGACGTTACCACCTTCCGGGGCTCCTTTGAGGCGGTGATGCGTCAGCACTATCCCAGCCTGCTCACCCATGTGACCATTAAGATGGTGCCCTGCCCCTCGATCTGCACCGACGCCCTCGGCATCCTCTCCAGCCTGAGTCCCTACTCCTTTGACGCTTCGCCCTCCGCGGCGGATATACCCAATATAGCTGATGTGCCCATCGGAGCGATACCTCTGCTGTCGGTGGCCTCGCCGGAGTTCCAGGAGACGGTCAACAAGACGGTGGCCGCCGCTAACATAGTCTACCATGAATTCCTGAAATCGGAGGAGGGTCATGGCTTCTCTGGACAGATCGTGATGCTGGGCGATTCCATGGGCTCCCTGCTGGCCTACGAGGCTCTCTGCCGCTCCAATGGCAGCCAACCGGGCACGGCATCCAATTCCGGCGGCGATGCCTCCAGCACCACGAATGTCAATCCCCATAATCTCCTCTCCGCTCGCCACTCGCGCTTGGATGACGAGGAGCGCTTCATAGAGGCCGACCTGGATGCGAAGAGGCTTCTGGTGGCGCCATCACCTCGGCGACGACgctccagctcctccagcgACTCGCGGGCCATCAAGCTGGACTTTGATGTGTGCGACTTCTTCATGTTCGGCTCCCCGCTGTCCGTCGTCCTGGCCGCCCGGAAGCTGCACGACTCCAAGGCCGCTTTGACACGGCCCAACTGCCACCAGGTCTACAATCTTTTCCATCCAACTGATCCGATTGCCTCGCGTCTGGAGCCGCTACTCAGTGCCCGGTTCTCCATCCTGGCGCCGGTTAATGTGCCCCGCTACGCCAAGTATCCTTTGGGAAATGGTCAGCCACTGCATTTAT TGGAGGTGATCCAGTCACATCCGCAGCACTTCAACGATGGCAACCACCTCCTGGCCGGCAGGCGGCTATCCGATGCCTCCATGCAGAGCACCATATCGGGTCTGATTGAGAATGTCTCCCTAAGCACTATCCACTCCC TTCAAAACAAGTGGTGGGGCACCAAGCGTTTGGATTACGCTCTTTACTGCCCCGAGGGACTGAGCAACTTCCCGGCCCACGCCTTGCCCCATCTCTTCCACGCCAGCTACTGGGAGAGCCCGGACGTGATCGCCTTCATCCTGCGCCAGATCGGCAAGTTCGAGGGCATCCCGTTCGTGGGCTCCAATGACGACAAGGACAACGCCGCCTTCCATCCGGGCCAGCCGCGAGAGAAGTGGATCAAGAAGCGCACCTCTGTGAAGCTGAAAAATGTGGCCGCCAATCATCGGGCCAACGATGTGATCGTCCAGGAGGGCAGGGAGCAGCGACTCAACGCCAGGTTCATGTACGGGCCGCTGGACATGATCACCCTGCACGGAGAGAAGGTGGATGTGCACATCATGAAGGATCCGCCAGCGGGCGAGTGGACTTTCCTCAGCACCGAGGTGACCGACAAGAACGGCCGCATATCCTACTCCATTCCCGACCAGGTCTCCCTCGGCTACGGCATCTATCCGGTGAAGATGGTGGTCCGTGGCGATCACACCTCCGTGGACTGCTATATGGCGGTGGTGCCGCCTTTAACCGAATGTGTGGTCTTCAGCATTGATGGATCCTTCACCGCGTCCATGTCGGTGACGGGCAGAGATCCCAAGGTGCGAGCTGGAGCCGTGGACGTCTGCCGGCACTGGCAGGAGCTGGGCTACCTGCTCATCTACATCACTGGGCGACCGGATATGCAGCAGCAGCGCGTCGTCTCCTGGCTGAGCCAGCACAACTTCCCCCACGGCCTGATCTCGTTCGCCGACGGCCTGTCCACCGATCCGCTGGGCCACAAGACGGCCTATCTCAACAATCTGGTCCAGAACCACGGAATCTCAATCACAGCCGCCTACGGCAGCAGCAAGGATATTAGTGTCTACACGAATGTTGGCATGCGACCGGATCAGATATTTATTGTGGGAAAG GTAAGCAAGAAGCTGCAATCCAATGCCACCGTGCTCAGTGACGGCTATGCCGCCCACCTGGCCGGATTGCAGGCGGTGGGCGGGTCCCGTCCGGCCAAGGGGAATGCCCGGATGGTGATACCCAGGGGCTGTTTCAACCTACCCGGCCAGACGGCCAATCCGCGACGCCGAAG